A stretch of DNA from Arthrobacter globiformis:
GAACGGTTCGCCGCCAGCCACGGTCACCTCGAATATGAGGACCACGACGACGGCGTGCGGCTGGCTGCCGCGGACGGCGCCACCGCCCTGCTGGTGGCGCCGTGGCCCGACGACGGCCGGCCGGGGCGGGGATCCGGCCTCGTGGAACGGCTGGCTTCCCTGGCTTCCCAGCCGCGCACGGTCGGCCTTGTCCTGGTCCGCCGTGGAGGGTACGGCGTGGCCGTCGCCAGCGAGGGGATCATTCTCGCGGCCAAGACCGGTTCCAAGTATGTGCAGTCCCGCACCGCCGCCGGTGGCCAGTCGCAGCAGCGGTTCGCCCGGCGCCGCGCCAACCAGGCGGACGCGATGGCGGAAGCGGTGGCGGAGCAGGCGCGGCTGGTTTTTGCCGGCCAGGCCTTCGAGTACATCCTCCCGGGCGGTGACCGCGGCCTGGCCGACGAAGTCCTGGCGCTGCCTGCCCTGAAGCCCTGG
This window harbors:
- a CDS encoding acVLRF1 family peptidyl-tRNA hydrolase produces the protein MPGSRPTQGRPASTRTAFIPGTRLAGWVERFAASHGHLEYEDHDDGVRLAAADGATALLVAPWPDDGRPGRGSGLVERLASLASQPRTVGLVLVRRGGYGVAVASEGIILAAKTGSKYVQSRTAAGGQSQQRFARRRANQADAMAEAVAEQARLVFAGQAFEYILPGGDRGLADEVLALPALKPWAGLPRLAYLDVPDPRAAVLKKAAADACAVRVTVTDPPGS